CCCAAGAGAAATCGACGGAGCTGGGCGCATTCGGCTTATTCGGCTTAGGCACACCTAGAGCGTAGGAACTACCATGGCGAACATGCGCATCGCGATGATCTCCATGCACACTTCTCCGCTTGAACAACCTGGTTCGGGCGATGCGGGTGGCATGAACGTTTACATCCTCAATATGGCCCGAGAACTTGGCAAACAAGGTATCCAAGTAGATGTCTTCACGCGGGCCACCCGCCCGAGCCAGGGCGAAATCGTCCAAGTGACTCCGAACTTTCGAGTAGTCAACATTGTTGCTGGCCCATACGAGGGCCTATCCAAAGACGAACTCGCAACCCAATTGGCTGCTTTTGCCGGCGGCATCGTGCAGTTCGTTCGTCAAGAAGATGTGCGCTACGACCTGATCCACGCCCACTACTGGCTCTCAGGCCAGATTGGCTGGCTGCTGCGAGACCTGTGGGAGATTCCCCTCATCTTTACCGGCCACACATGGGCAGCGGTGAAAAATGCGCACCGATCGGCCAATGATTCGTCGGAAAGCGAAGCTCGGCGCATCTGCGAGCAGCAGCTCGTGGATAATGCTGATGTCCTCGTGGTAAACACCGACGACGAAATCAATGAGCTGTGCACCCACTACGACGTGGATGCGTCAAAGATCGACGTGGTCACCCCTGGTGCCAACACCAAGCTGTTTACCCCGGGCACTAACCGCAACACGGAAAACGCACGTCGCGCTTTGGGCATCCCGTTGCATGCGAAGGTGATTGCATTCATCGGTCGCCTGCAGGAGTTCAAGGGGCCACAGGTACTCATCCGGGCGGCTGCGGAGTTGCTGGAGCGCGACTCGTACCGCAATGTCAGGATCATCCTGTGCGGAGGTGCTTCGGGCAATCAGGCGTCGGTGGAGTACTACTGCCAGTTGGCGCGCGACC
The Corynebacterium breve genome window above contains:
- the mshA gene encoding D-inositol-3-phosphate glycosyltransferase produces the protein MRIAMISMHTSPLEQPGSGDAGGMNVYILNMARELGKQGIQVDVFTRATRPSQGEIVQVTPNFRVVNIVAGPYEGLSKDELATQLAAFAGGIVQFVRQEDVRYDLIHAHYWLSGQIGWLLRDLWEIPLIFTGHTWAAVKNAHRSANDSSESEARRICEQQLVDNADVLVVNTDDEINELCTHYDVDASKIDVVTPGANTKLFTPGTNRNTENARRALGIPLHAKVIAFIGRLQEFKGPQVLIRAAAELLERDSYRNVRIILCGGASGNQASVEYYCQLARDLGVAQIIRYLEPRPPEDLVAVYQAADIVAVPSYNESFGLVAIEAQATGTPVVAAKVGGLPVAVADGETGLLVNGHGAEAWANALETLLDDDSLRIHMGQRGVTRAARFSWEVSAEEMAKVYAKALTEIDTSEAQRRPQGS